The segment GCAGCGAGAAACAGGGCAGCGAGAAGCAGGGCAGCGAGAAACAGGGCGCGGAGCCGTCCTCGAGACTCGAACATGCCGGATCGGCGTGACCTCGTGGCCAGGCTGGCCGACGCCTGCCTGCACGGGGACGTCGCGGCCCTGGAGGCCGTACTGACCACCGATGCCGTCGCCGTGTGCGACGGCATCGGCCTGCTGCCGGTCCGCGGCGCCGCGGACGTGGCCCGGCTGCTCACCCGGCTGACCGGCGGCGGCGCGGACCTCACCAGCGAATCGGTGAACGGAACACCGGGCCTGGCCCTGCGCCGCGCCGGCCGGGTCGTCGCGGTGGCTGCCGTGCAGCCCGCGGGTGACCGGATCGCCACCGTCTGGATAGTCCTGAACCCGGCCAAGCTCAGCGGCTGGAACTGACCATTGCCGAGAGTGGATCCTTAGGTTAGGTTGCCCTTAGTTTCAGGGGGTAACTTTGACTAGGCGCATCGGTGGCCGTCCACCGCAGATCGGCCGCGACGACATCGTCCGGGCCGGCCGCGAGCTGGGCATGAGCCGGCTGAGCGTGAAAGCCGTCGCCGCCGCGCTCGGCGTCACCCCGACCGCGCTCTACCGGCACGTCGACGGCCGGTTCGGCCTCGAACGCGTGGTCGGCGAGAGCATCCTGGCCGGCCTCACCCTGCGTGACGATCCGGCCGACGACCTCGAACCGCACCTGTTGAGCTTCGCGCTCCAGCTGCGCGAGTTCGTGCTGGCCCATCCCGGCCTGGCGAGATATCTGCAGATCCTGTTCCCGCGTGGCGACAGCGGCCGGCGCCTGCTCACCGCCGAGGTCGAGGCGCTCGTCCGGCGCGGCTACCGGCCGGACGCCGCGGTCGTGGTCAGTGGCGCGGTGGCCTCGCTGAGCATCGCGATGACCGCCTCCGAGGAGAGCAGCGTCGCCGCCGAGACCGAGGACCTGACCGGATTGGACCGGGAACGCCAGGCCGCGGTCGAGCAACTGGCGACCGACGCGCACCTGGCCGCGGCGCACTCGGTGCTGCCGCAGGTGAGCCGCCCGGCGTACGTACGGATGCTGCTGACCGCGGCCATCCGGGGACTGATCCAGGTCGCCCCGCCGGGGCGGCCGGTCGCGGAGATCATCGCCGACCTCTCCGGCGAGAAGGAGCAAGCGTAGATGGCGCGGGGTTTTCAGGGTGCGATGATGCGGAGCTTCGGCGCCCGCGATCACCAGGCGACCGTGGTGGGCAGACAGCTCCTGGCGCCGAACTTCCTCCGGGTACGCATGACGTCCCCGACCCTCTTCCAGGACGCGCAGGCGGGACCGACGGCGTGGCTGCGGTTCTGGTTCCCCGACCCGG is part of the Actinoplanes sp. NBC_00393 genome and harbors:
- a CDS encoding TetR/AcrR family transcriptional regulator, which translates into the protein MTRRIGGRPPQIGRDDIVRAGRELGMSRLSVKAVAAALGVTPTALYRHVDGRFGLERVVGESILAGLTLRDDPADDLEPHLLSFALQLREFVLAHPGLARYLQILFPRGDSGRRLLTAEVEALVRRGYRPDAAVVVSGAVASLSIAMTASEESSVAAETEDLTGLDRERQAAVEQLATDAHLAAAHSVLPQVSRPAYVRMLLTAAIRGLIQVAPPGRPVAEIIADLSGEKEQA
- a CDS encoding siderophore-interacting protein, with the translated sequence MPDRRDLVARLADACLHGDVAALEAVLTTDAVAVCDGIGLLPVRGAADVARLLTRLTGGGADLTSESVNGTPGLALRRAGRVVAVAAVQPAGDRIATVWIVLNPAKLSGWN